Below is a window of Fervidobacterium pennivorans DSM 9078 DNA.
TCCTCTCGACAACTGGCTTCCAAGAACCACAGTTGACATAGAATTTCACGTCATTTTTTATCTTAATCAGTTCAAAACCCGGCTTATGGTTATGTCCCATAACGATTCCTTGTATATCATTAAAGTCTTGAATTCCAGTTGTGTCAGCTTTATCCACATACCCATTCATATTGTTGAAAAACCATTCCGGATTAATAAATATCTTAATTGCTGCTTTTTTTAGATAATCGGTTTTCTTTAAGTTTCTGGTCTTCATAACAGCACGTACTAATAGTTCGCCCAGCTTTATGCCACCAATTTTGTTCAAAAACAGTATCGATAACTTACTCAAGAATGGGTAACTCTTTTTCATCCAATATTTTGCCTCTTCTTCACGCATCATTGTTATAAAATTGTCTATCCACAATTTAAGCAAATCAACACCCGTATTATATATTTTCGAGATTTGTTCAAGCCACTGGAAGACATCAAGAATTGGTCTAACATTATCGTAATCACTCACCACTTCATCAGGTAAGTACTCTTTTAAGACATCGTCAAAATTTATCATCATATACCTTGATATAAAATCCCCAAGCGGTGGAATTATCTCCCCGTCTACCTCCAAAAACCTGTTGATAGCATCGAATTGGTTACCGTGAACGGCCAGGATGTGTGTTTGTTCGTCGTAGTAATACGGAACGATTTCCAAATTTTCTATTCGTTCTTTCAAATTTTCTTGCAAATTTTTGTTTTTCAAAATATAGTAGTCATGGTTACCAATTACGTATTTAATCTTCCCCTTGAATTTTGATAGCGCTTCGAATACCTTTGGATGGACATGCTCTATGAGTTTTATAAGTTCCCCATCGAGTGAATGAACAATCTCCCAGAACGGTCTTAAACCTGCATGACGAACCATTTCGGATTCGAGTATTTCGAATCCGTCGCCTACAATTACAAGCTCTGGGTTTTCCAAATCGTTCCACTCGTTTATGAAACTGCTGAAAAGCATATCGTGGCTGAAATCGTCTTTACTGCTCCCATCACCAATGTGTAGGTCACTTATGAATATTATATTTCTCAACGCTCAGCTTCAACCCCTTTTACACTTAAAAACTCCCCACGCGTGTCTTCAAAACTCGAACACCCTTTCGGGATGAACATACAAAATCTTTGTACCAGGAATCTGTATTTTCTTGATGACCTTTTCAATGCTCCTTATATACCTTGAAGATATGTGGTACAGAATAAGTGTTTGAACGTTTGCATCCTTAACAAGTTCTATAACTTCGTCCAAAGAGGCATGGTTGTTAAATTTTCTGTCCTCTTTTTTCAAAAATGTGCATTCATGAAAGAGAATCTCCGTATCTGCTACATCTTCCTTTTTTAGTAAAATGGTGTCACCAGATATGGTGAGAATTTTCTTTTCATAAGTTTCCGTTACACTCTCGCTTCCGTATGATTTTACAAGCCTTGTTATTTCTTCTTTCGGAAGGTTTCTGTATTCTTCCTTCAATCTCCTGCGGACTTCGATTAGGTGATATCCAAAAGCTGTTTCACTGTAGGTATGAACGACACTGAATGGTTTTATGTAACGATTAGTTGTTGTCGAATTTCTCAAAAACACCTTTTCTCCATCTTTCAATGGGACAAAATCAAGTTTGAACCGTAGCTCGCTATTTGCTTTCCTAAGGAAGTCCGCATATAATTCAATTCCCTTGTTACCAGAAGGATAATAAACGGTCAGAGGTTTTTCTCTATCTCCCATTGCGTTGTTTCTGGTATTGATTATTGACCATA
It encodes the following:
- a CDS encoding MBL fold metallo-hydrolase, whose product is MNIIAFSKALYSTWIYYSPERILFDAGEGVATMLTNKIYAVRHVFLTHGHVDHIAGLWSIINTRNNAMGDREKPLTVYYPSGNKGIELYADFLRKANSELRFKLDFVPLKDGEKVFLRNSTTTNRYIKPFSVVHTYSETAFGYHLIEVRRRLKEEYRNLPKEEITRLVKSYGSESVTETYEKKILTISGDTILLKKEDVADTEILFHECTFLKKEDRKFNNHASLDEVIELVKDANVQTLILYHISSRYIRSIEKVIKKIQIPGTKILYVHPERVFEF
- a CDS encoding metallophosphoesterase; translated protein: MRNIIFISDLHIGDGSSKDDFSHDMLFSSFINEWNDLENPELVIVGDGFEILESEMVRHAGLRPFWEIVHSLDGELIKLIEHVHPKVFEALSKFKGKIKYVIGNHDYYILKNKNLQENLKERIENLEIVPYYYDEQTHILAVHGNQFDAINRFLEVDGEIIPPLGDFISRYMMINFDDVLKEYLPDEVVSDYDNVRPILDVFQWLEQISKIYNTGVDLLKLWIDNFITMMREEEAKYWMKKSYPFLSKLSILFLNKIGGIKLGELLVRAVMKTRNLKKTDYLKKAAIKIFINPEWFFNNMNGYVDKADTTGIQDFNDIQGIVMGHNHKPGFELIKIKNDVKFYVNCGSWKPVVERKSGNIFQRYYEVFYAIARVDNSGEIEIITGSVNNLRKKEVIG